ATGCCACGGAGCGCCCTCGAGTCGGTCGATATCGACGTCTGCCTGCCCTTGGGCGAACTGCCCTCCGCCCTCGACCGCCTCGCCCGGCAGCCTGTGGCTAAGGAAGTCCCCATACCCGAAGACGTGATCCTGGAGTCTCAGATTGCCGAACGCGCGATGAGCGACATCGGCGTTATCGACACGATGGCCGAGAAAGCGCCCTTCGTCTGCCCCGAGTGCGGCGGCGGCCTCTGGGAGATGAAGAACGACACCGTGCTCCGCTACCGCTGCAACACCGGCCACGCCTACAGCAAAAACACGCTGCTGTCGAGCCAGAACAATGTTGTCGAGTCGGCCCTCTGGGCGGCGGTACGCTCCCTGGAAGAGCGGGCGGGCATCCTCTCGCGGATGGCCCGGAACAGCAGGGAGCGGGGCGGCAGGAGCAGCAGCGCCCGCGAGTGGGAGAAAGAGGCCGGGGAGTCGAAGGCGCACGCCCGGCAGATCAGGGACCTGATCATGAAGGGCTACGCCCCGCAAGAGGCCGTAACGGACAGAAGCTCTTAGCTCATGGCCGATGGCCCATAGCGTATCGTCTTTGGTCTATAGTCTGTGGCTGATGACTGATCGCTGAGAGCTGACGGCTGAGAGCTATGCCCTTTTGAAGTGATCCCCGAACGAGACGATGGCAGTGAGCACGACGAGGCAGCCGTTGAAGAGGTCGTCGATGGTGATGAACTCCTCGGTCGAGTGGACGTTCTGCATGCCGTTGGAGATGTTGAGGGCGGTGATGCCGTGGCGGTTGAATACGTTCGCATCCGAGCCGCCGCCGGTGCGCGCGGCGACCGGCGTGATGCCGCACGAGGCGAGCACACCGTGCATGAAGGAGAAGAACGCGTCCCGCTCGTCTATCCTGAACGCCCGGTACTCCTCCTGTTCCGTGATCGCGACGAGCGCGCCGCGCTGCGCAGCGATGCGGCGGGCGGTATCGAATATATCCCGCCTGATCGTCTCGATCCTCGCGTCGCTGTGGCTCCTGAACTCGCCCTTGATCACCGCCTCGTGCGGCACCACGTTCGTCGCCGTCCCTCCCCGGACAACGCCGATATTGGCGGTCGTCCCGGCATCGATCCTGCCGTCGGGCACTGCTGCGATGATCTCGGCCGCAACCCTGAGGGCATTGAGGCCGCGCTCGGGCTCGATGCCCGCGTGCGCCGCCCTCCCGGTAACCCGCATCTCGTAGGTATATTGGGTGGGAGCTGCAGTGATGAGCTTCCCTATGCCGCCGCTCGAGTCGAGCACCAGGGCGTGCCGGCTCGCGAGCCTGCCGAAGTCGAGCCGCTTCGCTCCCACGAGCCCCCGCTCCTCGGCAGAGGTGAAGACGATCTCGATATCGCCGTGCGGGATCGCGCGCTCGTCGAGCGCCGTCACCGCCTCGACGATCTGGGCGAGGGCGCTCTTGTCGTCCGCGCCGAGCACGGTGGGACCGGTGGTCCGCACTGCATCGCTGTCCACGGTGAAGCTGATCCCTGCCGTAGGCTCTATGGTGTCCATATGGGCGCTGAGGAGGAGCGGCGGGGTATTCGGTCTCTCTCCTTTTTTCAGGGCGATGAGGTTGAACGACTGCCCGTATTCCTGGAAGCGTACGCTGCATCCCGCCCCTTCGAGCATCCGGGCGAGGGCAGCGCCGATCTCCCGCTCCCCGAAGGAGGGCGCGTTGATGCGGACGAGCTCCGTAAAGGTCTCGACCAGCCGGCTGCGGTTGATATGAGGGGCGAACATGGGTGCTCCTTTCACTGCGGAGTGTTCCCTCTATTATATAATTTTTGCTGAAAGGAGTGGCCCTACGCGCCGCGGCGCATCAGCTCTCCGAATTCCCCGGCAGGCAGCGGGGCGCTGAAGAGGTGTCCCTGCATCTCGTCGCACCGGCTCGCCCTGAGGAACGAGAGCTGCTCCTCGGTCTCGACCCCTTCGGCCACGACCCTCATCTGCATGCTGTGCGCCAGGGAGGTTACGGCGGTGATGATCGCCCGGTCGTCGGGATCGGTGGCGATGTCGTGGATAAAGGAGCGGTCGATCTTGAGCCGCTGGACAGGGAGGCGCTTCAGGTGGATCACCGACGAGCAGCCGGTGCCGAAGTCGTCGATCGAGATGCGCAGCCCCTTCCGGGCCAGCTCGTTCAGGCGGGTGCTCGCTCTCTCGATGTTGCTCATGACGACACGCTCGGCGACCTCGATATCGAGGCACTCCGGGGTGAGCCCCGTCTCTTCCAATATGCCCGTTATGAGGGTGCCCAGTTCCGGGTGGTGGAGCTGACGCCCCGAGAGGTTCACGGTGATAAAGAGGCCGGACCATCCCTCCTCCTGCCATCCGCGCACCTGGGCGCATGCGGTCCTCAGCACCCACTCGTCGATGGCCGAGACGAGCCCGGTCTCCTCGGCGACCGGCAGGAAGCGCACGGGACCGAGGAGCCCCTCCTCGGGATGCTGCCATCGCACCAGCGCTTCGGCGCAGACGACCGTGCGGGAGGCGATATCGATCTGGGGCTGGTAATGCACGGTCAGTTCGCCCCGCTCGAGGGTCCGGCGCAGGTCGCTCTCTATCCGCACCCTCTCGACAGTCCGGCTGTTCAATTCGTCGCTGAAGAACTGGTAGGCGTTCCTGCCCCTCTCCTTGGCATGATACAGGGCGATATCCGCGTAGCGGAAGAGCGGCTCTATCTCTTCGGCATCGTCGGGATAGACGCTGATGCCGATGCTGGTGGTGATGGAGAGCTCGTGCCCGTTAACCGTATAGGGCTTCCGGAAAGCGTCCACGACCTTGCGGGCGATAAGGGCAATGTCCTCGGTATGGACGATATCGGCAAGGAGGATATTGAACTCGTCGCCGCCGATGCGCGCCACGGTGTCCGACTCCCTGACGCTCTCCCTGAGCCGTTCGGCGACCTCTTTGAGCAGTCTGTCGCCTGCCTCATGCCCCAGGGTGTCGTTGACCTCTTTGAAGCGGTCGAGGTCGAGGAAGAGGATCGCCAGCTTTTTAGCATGGCGGCGGGCCTGGGCTGTCTCGATGGTGACGATGTCGAGGAAGAGACGCCTGTTCGGCAGGCCGGTGAGCGCGTCGTGGTGCGCCATGTGCCTGATCTCCTCCTCCATAAGCATGCGGTCGGTGATATCGGTGTTCGTACCGAACCACCGCAGGATACGGTCCTGCTCGTCGCGGATCGGGATGGCCCGTGAGAGGAACCAGCGGTAGCGCCCGTCCTTCCCGCGGAGCGGAAAGGTGTCTTCCCACACCTCCCCGGTCCGGAAGCAGCGGCCGATCTTCTCGACGACGCGCTGCACGTGGTCGGGGTGATGCACCTTCCGCCAGCCCCATCCCTGCATCTCTTCGAGCGTGGTCCCCGTATAGTCGAACCAGCGTTTGTTATACCAGAAGATCCATCCCGATGCATCCGCCATCCAGGCGAGCTGGGCGATGTTGTCGGCCAGGGTCTGGAAGCGCTCCTTGCTCTCCCGGAGCGCCTCCTCGGCGCGCTTCCTTTCGGTGATATCGGTGGATACCCCTGCCATGCCGTAGATAGTCCCCGCTGCGTCGCGCAAAGGGAATTTCATGGAGATATAGGTGCGGCGCTCGCCTCCGGAGATGATGCTCTCCTCGTATTCGGCCGGCGCGCCCCGTTCGATCACCTCCCGGTCGTTGGCGCGGATCTCTTCCGCAATATCCCCGGGGAGAATGTCGTAATCGGTCTTGCCGATCATCCATTCCCTAGGGATGCCGAAGAGTCGGGCATATTCCTTGTTGATGAATATGAGGCGGCCTTCGAGGTCCTTCGAGTAGATGACCGCCGGGCTGTTGTCGGCGATCTCGGTGAGGAGGGCGCGGCTTTCCTCCAGCTCGCGCGTCCTCTCTTCGAATCGTTCTTCCAGCTCGGCATACGCCCTATCGATCGCTCCCTTCGCCCTTTCCTCCGTACGCCCCAAGCGGCAGATGAGCCGCCGCTTTCTCCTGCTGTCCGGAGCTCTCTCCGCCGCTTTCTTCCGATGGCCTGGCTTCTCTCCCTTGTCCATGAAATATTCCTTTCAAAGTGCGGGTATGTTGCGGCAGGTTGCCGAGGAGGGGCCGCAGCGCACGGGCACGCTCATCCGGCGTGCTGCACTGACAGGCATCGCGTCTACTTAAAGTGTAGCGTTTATCGAGCAGGAGTGCATGCCCCGATATGGCGGCGGGTGAGTGTGTGCGTGTTTTTTTTTTTTTTGGAACAACGCCTTACACGCGAAACGTATGGCGGGCTCCGCGGGATGCGCTGAGGGAAAGGGAACTGCTCGAACTTCCTATCGCTCGAAGTGATACAGGAGGTCGGCGCCGCCCAGCCGGCCTCTCTGCCTGCTTATGCCGCGTCTTTTTCCTGCGGTTTCACGCCGCCTCCGTGCGCCGCCTCTTTCTGTCCGAGGACGGGCTCTGCCGGACCGGGGATCGACAGGACGGGTATCTCTTCGCCCGTGTAGCGGGGCAGCGCCTCCTGATCTGCCTTGGCCCTGCATTCCCGTATGAGCCGGAGCATTTCCTTTACATAGCGCTGCTTGTTGAAGCGTTCGACTATCATTGCATATCCACTACGGGAAAGCCGCTCCCGCAGCTCCTTGTCGGAGAGGAGCGCCTCCATTTTCCGCCGGAGCTCGGCGGCGTCTCCCGGACGGTAGAGGAGCCCGCTCACGCCGTTCTCTATATAATCCCTGGCGCCGACCACATCGGCGACGATGACCGCTTTGCCGAACGCCATGGCTTCGAGAAACGAGGCCTGGCCCGTCGAGCGCTGCGTATCGTACAGGGGGATGACCACGAGCTCGGCTTTCTTCAGCAGCGCAATATACTGGTGATAAGGGATATCGCACAGCAGCTCGACCGATGAGGGCGGCCTTGCTGCGGCGACGTCCTGTCGTGATGCGATGACGATGATGCGCCTGCCCATGCCTTCTGCTGCGGAAAAGAGCGTGGGCCAGTCGCGCAGGCTCCGTCCGGCAGCTACGATCGATCCGTCGCTGTCCGGGATCATCTCGGGACGATCGATATTGGTGGGCCAGGGAATAAACCTGAGCCTGCTCTCGGGCAGCCCCAGGGCCCCGGCATACGCGCGCGCTTCGGCAGAGGCGTTCACCACCACGGCATCGACATCGCGGAGCGCGAAGCGCATGATCCCTGCCGAGATTTTTTTCAGGAGCGAGGGCCTCTCGCTCTTCTCGAAAAAGAACTCCTTGGCAAGGTGGACCCTTCCCCGCCTGCCCAGGAGGCGGCCGAGCAGGCCGTACACCATCGCCGCCCGGTGGCCGACGGTGACGATGATCTTGAACTCACGGGCAAAAAGATACAGGAGCAGGCCTGCTATGAAGCCGTTGCTGCGCAGCCGTTTGACGGCATCGGGATACCCCCTCTCGCTCAGCACGGCCAGGAGCGGCACTGCATGCGCCCTGTATTCCTCATTCCTGAAGCTGTCCTGGTTCTGTAGAATCCTGAAATCGCTCTTCGGCGCTGCCTGCTTTCTCTCTCTCATGGCCTGCTTGAAAGCAAGTGACGTGCCATGCGGCGCAGGGCGCTTTCCCTCGAAAGATCAACAAACGATAAGGCGCCGCGATCCCGTTCTGTAAGGAGCTCCGACGGGACGTGTAAAGCCCTCTTACACCCTTCAAGGGGCGAGGCGCTCCGTATGATCTCTCTCGCTCGAAGTGCCTACCGTTCGAACTGCCTATCGCTCGAATTGATACAGGAGGTCGGCGCCGCTCTCGACTCCTGACTCGACCCGCAGCTGGAGCCGCCTGCTGAGGTCGTAGCGGAGCAGGAGCCTGCCCGCCGGCTCGAAGAGGCCTATGCCGTAGCTCACGTAGAGCCGCGGAGAGAGATAGGTGCCGAGCACGAGTGCCGCCTCTTCTATCGTGGTGCCCTTCTCGATGCGGATATCCTGGATGCCGAAGGTTCTGCCGATGCGGCGCGCCAGGAACTCGCCGCCGCTGAGGGAGAGGGACGTGGCTGCCCGGTAGAGCAGCTGCCCCTCCTCGCTCGTCGCGCTCTGGAGGGGCTGGCCCAGGATGAGGTAGGAGAGTATCTGGGTCTGCTCCATGGTCGGCGTGGAAAACAGCGTAAGGCGCGGGTTCCTGAGATTTCCCTGGACCCTGACGCCGGCGGTTACGTCGCCGGCTTTCCGCACGGCGCTCATATCGAGCACGGGGTTCGTGACCGGTCCGCCGGCAAAGAGAAGACGCCCGCGGTCGATCTGGAGCGACCGGCCGTACGCCGTGTAGCGGCCGTTGACGATGGACAGCTCTCCCTGGGCGGTGGTGAGCTGCCCCGGCTCGTCCACGACGAGGACGCTCCCCCTGACGTTTCCGTTCAGCCCGAACCCGCTGAAGGAGACGCGGTCTCCGAGCACGATCCTGATACGGGCATAGATCTTCCACTCCTCTTCATCCCTCTTCTTTTTCCTCTCTTCCCTTTCGGAGACAATAACGACATCCTCCGAGACCGGCACCGCCGCAGCTCCGCTGCGCGGCGTTATCGACGCCTCGGGAATGAGCAGCTCGCCCGATGCCTCGACGCAGCGTCCTTTGATAGTCACCGCGATATCGGGCGAAGCGAGAATGCGCGCATCCGGTTTGCGATAGGCGAGGAACTCTCTCCCCGTAACCCGAAGAGAAAGGGACGGCGCCTGCCCGGGCCCCAGCGACGCGGTGCCGCTTACCGTTATGCTGCCGGGCCCCGAGAGAGCCCGCCCCTCGATCCTGAGCGGACCGCCACCGCTGCCCGAGGCGCTGAGCTGTATTCCCACGAGCCTGATGCCGAGGTCCGGCACGGTCGCCGCTCCTTGCTCCAGCGCGAGGCGTCCCGCAACCTGCGGCTCGGCCGCAGTGCCGGAAAAGGCGAGGTCGGCCTTCAGGAGGCCGCTCGTATTCTGAAGCGTGGGGACGAGAGCGGCGATGAGCCCGAGCTCTCTCAGCTCCGCGTTTATCGTCCCCTCTATCGCCTGGGTATTCCAGGAAAAAGTGAAATACAGGCAGAGCCGGGAAGAAGCATTCGCGAGACACCATTCTCCTGTCCTCACCGCACCGGTCGCCGTATTGACCGCCAGCGGTCCGGGAGAGGCGAGCGTCCAGGTGCCGTAGTCTTCGGTGATGAGGCGCGCCTGGGTCAGGCTGCCCTGCCAGACCTTGTCGCGGTATCCGCCTTCAGCCCGCAACGGGAGGGTGACCCGGCCGGTCCTGATCTCTGCGGAGAGCGTATGCGATGACAGCCTGCCGGTCCCCTTCAGCGCTGCTGCCCTGACCGTCTGTCCCGCGATACGCAGGCCGGCGGCGCTGAGATCGATACGCGACGGCCTGATATCCTGCATATCGAGTCCGACTTCTGCATCCAGGGCTTCCGCGCTATGGTTCCGGAAGGCGAGATTTCTGCCCGACAGGGCGGCTGCTATGAAGGGAGCGGCCCGCGGCCCGTTCACCGACCCGCTGCCCTTGAGCGATCCCCTGGCTGCAGGCAGGAGCGCATCCAGTTTGGGCGAGACGAGCTCCCACGAGAGATTCCAGGTATCGGCGACCGCTCCCGAAGCGGTGATCACGGTCCCTCCCGAGGAGAGCCGCGCCTTCTGCAGCCAGTAAGCGCTGCCGCTCATCGAGAGGCGCAGCGCTGCGGCGAGGGGATACCCGCGCACCTTCCCCCGCGCCTCCTGGAGATCGATCGTCGTCAGCACGGCGCCCGAACGGTCCTTGCCCGAGAGGGAGGCGCGAAGACCGATCGATCCCTGCCAGTCCGGCCACAGGACGCCGGGGTTGATTCCCTTCCCCCGTAGCGATACGGTCCAGTCGAGCGCGGGTCTCCAGGCAATGCTCCCGCTGCCGCTCACGGTCCCTTCCAGTGTCCTGCCCTGGAAGGTCTTCACCGTCACGGAGCTCGTATCTCCATGGCCGGCAGCGGTCCCGTGCGCGGTCCAGCGTATTCCCTCTCCTCCGGCAGCCGCCGTCTTCCCTTCGAGACCGAAATCGATGGTGAACCGGTAGGCGTCAGGAGAACCTGCTACGGTGAAGCTCCCTTGCGGGCTGGCGAGCGCGGGGTCCTTTCCCCGCAGCGGCCAGGTGAGGCCGCTCCACGACCCGCGGGCCGAGACCGGGTCCCGCCCTTTTTCGGGACCTGCGGGGACATACGTGCCGCTCAGCGTTGCCCTCGCCGTGCTCTCCTGCAGCGCCAGGACGAGGCGATGGACCGTCAGCTCTTCCTCGCCGCGGGAAAGGGAGACCTCGCCTTTCAGGGTTCCATAGCCGGTATCGGCAGCGGTGAAGTCTCCTTCCATGTCGAAGGATGAGCCGTAGCCCTGTCCCTTGAAGGCGCCTTGCAGGAGCACGGCAGGCCACTCCCCGCGTATCGTCCGGGGCGAGAGCTTCTGTATGCGGAGATGCGCTCCCCAGCGCAGCGTTGTAAAGGGATCGGCTATCACGGCCGTGACAGTCGCTTCGAACGGTGCGCGCAGCTGCTGGCGCACTATAAACCGTTCGAGCGTGCCCTCGGCGGCCCCGCCTCCCTCCATCCGAGGATACCCTTCGGACGCCGCTGTCCATTCGGCAGTGAGGTCGAACGGATAGTTCCGCGCCGTGCGCACTGAACCCTTCAGGCGTGCAGAGAGAGAAGGCATCTCTATATCCAGTTTCCGGATGCGGAGCGTCTGCATGAGGCCGGAGTCCATATCGAGAGCGATGCGGTTGATGATCACCGGAGGCGCTGGAGCGCCTCGCACGAGCGTGATATCGCTGAGCAGCGCATTCCGTACGGTGACCGCGAGCGGGAGACGGATCTCGGGAAGCTGCGGGGGAGAGGGGGCTTTCCCCTCTTCGGCGCCGGCGGTCGTAACGGTAATCCCCCTGGCGTTGAGCTCCGTCACATAGACCTCTCCCGAAAGGAGGAAATACGGCATCCAGTCGAGGGAGAGTCTTTCGAGCGTTACGGTTGTCCCGCCGGCGCGGTAGCGTACGCCGTTGAGCGAGAGCGGGCCTATCAGGCGGCCGCGGGCCTCCTCTATCGATACCTCGCCCGGCAGGAAGGTGACGAGCCGCGGCAAGAGCAACTGCAGCCCCCTTTCGGTCGCGACGAGGAACCCTATGCCGCCGGCGATGGCAGCGAGCAGGATCACCCCGCTGGCAGAGAGCGCGAGAAGGGCGCGTTTCATAGGTCCGGCCCGATATTCAGGTGAATGCGCCACTGCCGCTCGTCCGGCTCGGGGTCGAGCGCCAGGGCGACGTCGACGCGCACCAGCCCGACCGGGGATTTCCACCGCACCCCGACCCCTGCGCCCTGCTTCAGGGGATCGGAGAGGTTGTTGAGCGCGTTGCCCACATCGTAAAAGGCCGCGGCGCTCCAGGAGGAGGTGAGGCGGCGCTCGTACTCGACGCTGCCTTCGATGAGATGCTTGCCGCCGATCACGTTGCCGTCGCGCTTGGGCCCGAGCGTGTTATACCCGTATCCCCGGACGCTCCTGTCGCCGCCGGCAAAGAAACGCTGCGAGGCGGGCAGGTCCCTGAACCGTTCGACCTGGCTGAAGCCGAAGCCGGCGCGGAGCAGTACCCTTCCCGACCGCCAGGGCGAGCGGATGAACGAGGTGGCGGCCCGGAACTGGATGAAGGAGGTGTCGGAGAGGAGCGCCGTATGCGCGCCTTTCAGCTCGAGGGTTATCCTGCTGCCGTGGGTCACGTAGATCGGGTCGTTCGCCTTGTACCGGGTCCATATCGTCCCGGGGATGATGAGGCGCGAGCTGCCCTCCTCATCGCCCACACTGAAACGCTCCTGCTGGAGGTTGGTATAGAAAGTAGCCTGCCACTCGCCGCGCTTGCGGGTGTAGCTCGCGCCGAGCGCATAGATCCGGCTCTCGCTCGTCTTCGTATCCTCCTCGGAGATGCCCGTCGAAAATTCGAGGCGGTCGGTGCGGGGGTTTTTCATGGGGATGAGATACCGGGCGGTAAGGCTCTGCCTGATCTCGGAGAGCCGCAGCTCGCTGGTGAAGCGGTGTCCCCTGCGGTTCACCCGCCGGTTCTCCCAGCCGAGAATGGCGCGGAACCCGGTATCGGTACCGTAGCCCGCGCCGACAGTATACCTCTGACGCTTTCTCGGGACGAGCTTTACGTCTACGGGAACGGTCAGGTCCTCGGCTTCGGCATACCGGGGCTCCACCTCGACGGAGCTGAAATAGTCGCTGTCGCCGAGCGCATTCTGGAGCTCGAGCAGGCCGGAGAGCCGGAAGGGGTCTCCCTCATCAAAGGGAACATACCGCGCGAGGAATTCCGGCCGGAGCGCTTCCTGTTCGAAGGTCACCTCGCCGAAGCGGTAGAGCGGACCGGTGTCGAGATGCAGGGTGACGGCAGCGGTATGCCGCTCCGGATAGACCTCGACCACGCTCGTCAGGAACTCGGCATCGAGATATCCCTGATCGGTCGCCGCCTCGAGCAGCTCCTGCTTCGCCCTTTCGTAGCGGGGATGGACCAGGCGGTCTCCTATGCTTATGGGGAGATCTCTCCTCACCCGCTCGATCCGGTCGTTACCCGAGCCTTCGCCGGTTATTACCAGATCGATATCTCCGATGAGGACCGGTCTCCCCGGCTCCACGACATAGCGTGCGGTCCAGAGCCTGCCGCTCCGCACCAGGTCGGAGCGTATCTCGGGCGTATAGTAGCCGAAGGGCTGGAGCGCCCGCCTGATCTCTTCCGGGGCCCGCTCGTGCAGCCGTTCGATCCTTTCCGCTGTAAGGGCCTGATCGCTCTTTTCCTGCTCGATCGCGAGGAAGGAGAGGATGTTGCCCAGCAGCGGGTCCTCGACGCCGATTACTTCTACCGAGAGAGTTGCCGGTGAGAGAGCTGCACGCGGGGGCGCAGCGGGCTCTGCTGCCGATGCGTCCGGAGCGATCCGGAGGAGCAGCGCCAGGAGGAGGACCGGAAGCCTGATGAGTGCTCTGGAAATGGTCATGGACGCCCTCGCGCACAACTGCACAGCAGCCCTGTTCCCGATGAGTTGCCCGAAGCCTGCGGAGCCGAAGCGTACAGAGAGCGGTGCGCTGCACCGCTCGAAAAAGAGAAAACAAAACAACACTCTCATATTATAGCCGATCACCGGCAAAGACCCAACTGCGCGTACTTTCGATCGAATGTCCCATCGCTGTATAGGGATAATCGCATTAGTCCTTCTGAGCGAGGAGAGGGGAGGAGGCGAGTCATTTGCGCTCATTCTCGACGGGCATCCGGCCCGTCTCCGAGGCGGGGCAGCCCGCTCCCGCCATCCTGGCTCCGCTTGGGCTGCCCGTGCCGCTCCAAATGCCCCGCCTCCTCCCCTCTCCGGATCCATGGGGGCGCGGGGGGCGCATAGCTTCCGGGAAGAGAAGCTGTTACACTTGTATAACATCCCCTTTTTCTGTATTGTAGGAGCTTCATGCATCTGCCCGAGTGGATCAGAACAAAAACGACGGGGCTCCACGCCACCAGGCATGTCCTCAGAAACCACCGGCTCACCACGGTCTGCGAGGAGGCGCGCTGCCCGAACAGGGGCGTCTGCTTCTCGAAGCCGACCGCCACCTTCATGATTCTCGGGGACCGCTGCACCAGGAGCTGCGCCTTCTGTTCGGTACAGGAAGGGAGCGCAGCGTCAGGAGGGCCGGCAGAGGTCGATGCGGACGAGCCCGGACGGGTTGCTGCTGCCGCAGCCGAGCTCGGCTTGCGCTATGTGGTAGTCACCTCCGTGACGCGCGATGACCTTTCCGACGGCGGCGCAGCGCAGTTTGCGGCGACGATCAGGGAGGTGAGGGGGCTGCTCCCCGATGCAAAGGTCGAGGTGCTCACGCCTGACTTCAAGGGAGACCGGGAGGCCCTTGCCGTCGTGCTCGCCGCGAGACCCGATGTATTCAACCACAATGTCGAGACCGTGCCGAGGCTGTATCCCACGGTGCGGCCCCAGGCCGAATATCGGCGGTCGCTCGAGGCGCTGCGGAGCGCAAAGGAGATCGCGCCGGACATCATGACCAAATCAGGGCTGATGGTCGGCCTCGGCGAGACCATGGATGAGGTGCTCGCGCTCTTCGGCGACCTGAGGGCAGCGGGCTGCGATATCCTCACGGTGGGGCAGTATCTGAGGCCTGCAAAAAAGAATCTTCCTGTAGTAGAATACGTAAGGCCGGAGACCTTCGAGCTGCTCCGGCAGCGGGCGCTCGGCCTCGGCTTCGCATTCGTCGCCTCGGGTCCGCTGGTGCGGAGCTCGATGAATGCAGAAGAAATGTACGGTAGCCCATAGCCTTCAGCTCTCCGCTCACGGCAAAAGCAAACAGCTCACGGCTCAGAGGGTACATAGTTATTGCAGAGTGCTTTTTTAGTAACTTATTAGTCCTGGTGT
This is a stretch of genomic DNA from Nitrospirota bacterium. It encodes these proteins:
- a CDS encoding autotransporter assembly complex family protein, encoding MTISRALIRLPVLLLALLLRIAPDASAAEPAAPPRAALSPATLSVEVIGVEDPLLGNILSFLAIEQEKSDQALTAERIERLHERAPEEIRRALQPFGYYTPEIRSDLVRSGRLWTARYVVEPGRPVLIGDIDLVITGEGSGNDRIERVRRDLPISIGDRLVHPRYERAKQELLEAATDQGYLDAEFLTSVVEVYPERHTAAVTLHLDTGPLYRFGEVTFEQEALRPEFLARYVPFDEGDPFRLSGLLELQNALGDSDYFSSVEVEPRYAEAEDLTVPVDVKLVPRKRQRYTVGAGYGTDTGFRAILGWENRRVNRRGHRFTSELRLSEIRQSLTARYLIPMKNPRTDRLEFSTGISEEDTKTSESRIYALGASYTRKRGEWQATFYTNLQQERFSVGDEEGSSRLIIPGTIWTRYKANDPIYVTHGSRITLELKGAHTALLSDTSFIQFRAATSFIRSPWRSGRVLLRAGFGFSQVERFRDLPASQRFFAGGDRSVRGYGYNTLGPKRDGNVIGGKHLIEGSVEYERRLTSSWSAAAFYDVGNALNNLSDPLKQGAGVGVRWKSPVGLVRVDVALALDPEPDERQWRIHLNIGPDL
- the lipA gene encoding lipoyl synthase, whose product is MHLPEWIRTKTTGLHATRHVLRNHRLTTVCEEARCPNRGVCFSKPTATFMILGDRCTRSCAFCSVQEGSAASGGPAEVDADEPGRVAAAAAELGLRYVVVTSVTRDDLSDGGAAQFAATIREVRGLLPDAKVEVLTPDFKGDREALAVVLAARPDVFNHNVETVPRLYPTVRPQAEYRRSLEALRSAKEIAPDIMTKSGLMVGLGETMDEVLALFGDLRAAGCDILTVGQYLRPAKKNLPVVEYVRPETFELLRQRALGLGFAFVASGPLVRSSMNAEEMYGSP